One genomic segment of Culturomica massiliensis includes these proteins:
- a CDS encoding aminodeoxychorismate synthase component I yields the protein MMNAAGAAGRPFLFGVDYECTKGFFYENPFQVQDVLWQVGKSSNARAPEAPVHSFSFVRYPPAYEDYERKFQRVRQGLMRGDSFLLNLTVATEIRTTLSLADIFRFSRAPYRLLIPERLVCFSPETFVRIQEGKIASYPMKGTINATVPHAEKTILEDYKEKAEHYTIVDLIRNDLGCVADDTRVERFQYIDRLETTNGEILQVSSEISGKLSSDYPSRIGDIVFHMLPAGSISGAPKEATVRIIAGAEKIKRGFYTGIFGYFDGKDLDSAVMIR from the coding sequence TTGATGAATGCGGCGGGAGCAGCCGGCCGCCCTTTTTTATTCGGAGTGGATTATGAGTGCACAAAGGGTTTTTTTTACGAAAATCCCTTTCAGGTGCAGGATGTTTTATGGCAGGTGGGAAAGAGTTCGAATGCCAGAGCTCCGGAAGCTCCCGTGCACTCTTTCTCTTTTGTCCGTTATCCGCCGGCTTATGAAGATTACGAACGAAAATTTCAACGGGTGCGCCAGGGACTGATGCGGGGCGATTCTTTTCTGTTGAATCTTACAGTTGCCACGGAGATCCGGACGACTCTGAGCTTAGCTGATATTTTTAGGTTCAGCCGGGCTCCTTATCGTCTGTTGATTCCGGAACGGCTGGTCTGTTTTTCTCCTGAAACTTTTGTGCGTATCCAAGAAGGAAAAATAGCTTCGTATCCGATGAAAGGAACGATAAATGCGACGGTGCCGCATGCGGAGAAAACGATATTGGAAGATTATAAGGAAAAGGCGGAACATTATACGATTGTAGATCTGATCCGCAACGATTTAGGATGTGTTGCCGATGATACCCGGGTAGAAAGGTTCCAATATATCGATCGTTTAGAGACGACTAACGGGGAAATCTTACAAGTGAGTTCGGAGATTAGCGGGAAATTGTCTTCCGATTATCCCTCCCGTATCGGAGATATCGTGTTTCATATGCTTCCAGCAGGTTCCATATCAGGCGCTCCGAAAGAAGCGACGGTACGTATTATTGCCGGAGCCGAGAAAATAAAGAGAGGATTTTATACGGGCATATTCGGTTATTTTGATGGAAAGGATCTGGATTCGGCAGTGATGATCCGTTAG